One stretch of Prionailurus viverrinus isolate Anna chromosome C1, UM_Priviv_1.0, whole genome shotgun sequence DNA includes these proteins:
- the CNR2 gene encoding cannabinoid receptor 2 isoform X1 has product MATQDPSTQQRLLGKPGRSQGTHLMERRWVMEAANGCKDGLDFNPMKEYMVLNASQRIAIAVLCTSLALLSALENLAVLYLILSSHRLRRKPSYLFISSLAVADFLASVIFACNFVNFHVFHGVDSQAVFLLKIGSVTITFTASVGSLLLTAIDRYLCLCYPPTYKALLTRGRALATLGIMWVLSAFVSYLPLMGWTCCPSPCSELFPLIPNNYLLGWLLFIAFLFFGIIYTYGHVLWKAHQHVASLAEHQDRQVPGMARMRLDVRLAKTLGVVLAVLFICWFPVLALMVYSLTATLSDQVKKVFAFCSLLCLVNSMVNPIIYALRSGEIRSSAHRCLAHWRKHLRRRGLEGSKEVPRSSVTETEADVKITPWPDSRGLYCSDC; this is encoded by the exons ATGGCAACGCAAGACCCATCCACACAG CAAAGGCTTCTTGGCAAGCCCGGCAGGAGCCAAGGGACCCACCTCATGGAGAGACGCTGGGTGATGGAGGCGGCCAATGGCTGCAAGGACGGCTTGGATTTCAACCCCATGAAAGAGTACATGGTCCTGAACGCTTCCCAGAGGATCGCTATCGCGGTGCTGTGCACCTCCCTGGCCCTGCTAAGCGCCCTGGAGAACCTGGCCGTGCTCTACCTGATCCTGTCCTCCCACCGGCTCCGCAGGAAGCCTTCGTATCTGTTCATTAGCAGCTTGGCTGTGGCTGACTTCCTGGCCAGCGTGATCTTTGCTTGCAACTTTGTCAATTTCCACGTCTTCCACGGCGTGGACTCTCAGGCTGTCTTCCTGCTGAAGATTGGCAGCGTGACCATTACCTTCACAGCCTCTGTAGGCAGCCTACTGCTGACCGCCATTGACCGCTACCTCTGTCTGTGCTACCCACCCACATACAAAGCCCTACTCACCCGTGGGAGGGCGCTGGCAACCCTGGGCATCATGTGGGTCCTCTCAGCATTTGTCTCCTACCTGCCCCTTATGGGATGGACCTGCTGTCCCAGTCCCTGCTCTGAGCTTTTCCCCCTGATTCCCAATAACTATCTGCTGGGCTGGCTCCTGTTCATTGCCTTCCTCTTCTTTGGCATCATCTACACTTACGGGCATGTCCTCTGGAAGGCCCATCAGCATGTAGCCAGCTTGGCTGAACACCAGGACAGGCAGGTGCCAGGAATGGCACGGATGAGGCTGGATGTGAGGTTGGCCAAGACCCTGGGGGTGGTGCTGGCTGTGCTTTTCATCTGCTGGTTCCCGGTGCTGGCCCTCATGGTCTACAGCCTGACCGCCACCCTAAGCGACCAGGTCAAGAAGGTCTTCGCCTTCTGCTCCTTGCTCTGCCTTGTCAACTCCATGGTCAACCCCATTATCTATGCCCTGAGGAGTGGGGAGATCCGCTCCTCTGCCCACCGCTGCCTGGCCCACTGGAGGAAGCATCTGAGGAGACGTGGGCTTGAAGGAAGCAAAGAAGTCCCGAGGTCCTCAGTTACTGAGACAGAGGCTGATGTGAAAATCACCCCGTGGCCAGATTCCAGAGGACTATACTGCTCTGATTGCTGA
- the CNR2 gene encoding cannabinoid receptor 2 isoform X2: MERRWVMEAANGCKDGLDFNPMKEYMVLNASQRIAIAVLCTSLALLSALENLAVLYLILSSHRLRRKPSYLFISSLAVADFLASVIFACNFVNFHVFHGVDSQAVFLLKIGSVTITFTASVGSLLLTAIDRYLCLCYPPTYKALLTRGRALATLGIMWVLSAFVSYLPLMGWTCCPSPCSELFPLIPNNYLLGWLLFIAFLFFGIIYTYGHVLWKAHQHVASLAEHQDRQVPGMARMRLDVRLAKTLGVVLAVLFICWFPVLALMVYSLTATLSDQVKKVFAFCSLLCLVNSMVNPIIYALRSGEIRSSAHRCLAHWRKHLRRRGLEGSKEVPRSSVTETEADVKITPWPDSRGLYCSDC; this comes from the coding sequence ATGGAGAGACGCTGGGTGATGGAGGCGGCCAATGGCTGCAAGGACGGCTTGGATTTCAACCCCATGAAAGAGTACATGGTCCTGAACGCTTCCCAGAGGATCGCTATCGCGGTGCTGTGCACCTCCCTGGCCCTGCTAAGCGCCCTGGAGAACCTGGCCGTGCTCTACCTGATCCTGTCCTCCCACCGGCTCCGCAGGAAGCCTTCGTATCTGTTCATTAGCAGCTTGGCTGTGGCTGACTTCCTGGCCAGCGTGATCTTTGCTTGCAACTTTGTCAATTTCCACGTCTTCCACGGCGTGGACTCTCAGGCTGTCTTCCTGCTGAAGATTGGCAGCGTGACCATTACCTTCACAGCCTCTGTAGGCAGCCTACTGCTGACCGCCATTGACCGCTACCTCTGTCTGTGCTACCCACCCACATACAAAGCCCTACTCACCCGTGGGAGGGCGCTGGCAACCCTGGGCATCATGTGGGTCCTCTCAGCATTTGTCTCCTACCTGCCCCTTATGGGATGGACCTGCTGTCCCAGTCCCTGCTCTGAGCTTTTCCCCCTGATTCCCAATAACTATCTGCTGGGCTGGCTCCTGTTCATTGCCTTCCTCTTCTTTGGCATCATCTACACTTACGGGCATGTCCTCTGGAAGGCCCATCAGCATGTAGCCAGCTTGGCTGAACACCAGGACAGGCAGGTGCCAGGAATGGCACGGATGAGGCTGGATGTGAGGTTGGCCAAGACCCTGGGGGTGGTGCTGGCTGTGCTTTTCATCTGCTGGTTCCCGGTGCTGGCCCTCATGGTCTACAGCCTGACCGCCACCCTAAGCGACCAGGTCAAGAAGGTCTTCGCCTTCTGCTCCTTGCTCTGCCTTGTCAACTCCATGGTCAACCCCATTATCTATGCCCTGAGGAGTGGGGAGATCCGCTCCTCTGCCCACCGCTGCCTGGCCCACTGGAGGAAGCATCTGAGGAGACGTGGGCTTGAAGGAAGCAAAGAAGTCCCGAGGTCCTCAGTTACTGAGACAGAGGCTGATGTGAAAATCACCCCGTGGCCAGATTCCAGAGGACTATACTGCTCTGATTGCTGA